The Carassius auratus strain Wakin chromosome 19, ASM336829v1, whole genome shotgun sequence genomic sequence CGTTCATCAAACATTTCTCTTCGAGTTGGACGTCCGtcaaatgtatcttttaaatgttGCAATTGTTTCAGAACGTTCACATTTCGAAGTAACGTTTCCAAATATATTCGCAAAATAACGAAATGGAATCTTCCCAATAAAAGTTATGAAATTAATCTCCAACATTAGTGATTAAAATCCAGTATACTTTATAAACATGTAcagttaaatacacatttaactgtACATGTACAACTGTAAAAAGCACACATTTGATTAATATGATGGTTTGGAAAAAAATCTGTTATATTGGTATTAGATTTGTTGATATGGTGTTTCCGTTATCTTTGCTAATATAGTTTTTAGTAATGTTTAGTAActtgtttgtatttaaattttgtttgtttgtgtgtgtgtgtgtgtgtgtgggggggggggtctgtataatttgtataattaatttaatctaaatatttCAATAGagtttttattagtgctgtcaaatgattaatcacatccaaaacaaaagtttttgtttacattatatatgtgtgtgtactgtgtgtatatatatatatatatatatatatatatatatatatatatatatatatatatatatatatatatatatatataaaaaatggtaaaaatacacacccatacagtacatattttgaaaatatttacgtgtagatatttatattcatataaatgatatcatatataaatatatttaatataaacttaacatatttttctcaaatacatacatgcatgtgtgtgtgtgtgtggtaatatacacagtacacgcaCAGATATAgtgtaaacaaaagcttttatttcgTGATTAATCGCGGTTAATCGATTGGACTTCATCTTACTTTTGCATAACACAGACATCTAAAACCTTCAAAAATAGGAAGTTAGCAGAGCTTATGTTTGTTAGCTAGGAAGAGtgactgtaataataaaactgaGTAATTATGATCAAGTGTTTGCACACTCTCATGATGTTACTATCATGCAACATGGAAATACTCTAATCTTCACTGAAGTGCATTGAAGTGTCATGTAGATTTGTGAGAATATAAGTGCGGAGATTTAATGAGTGTGTTGTAGGCGTCTGGtctgatcagtgtgtgtgtgtgtgtgtgtgtgtgtgtctgatctgatctttgtgtgtgtgtgtgtgtgtgtctgatctgatctttgtgtgtgtgtgtgtgtgtgtgtgtgtgtgtgtgtctgatctgatctctgtgtgtgtgtgtgtgtgtgtgtgtgtaggatgcGGCGCTGGTTTATGACTGCGATGCTCCGCTGGGAGAGCTGCAGAGCGACATGTTGTTCAGAGAGGGTCTTACTCTCGGTGGACACGTCACATACACACCTCGACTCATCGCCATGGACCTCAAaggtgaatcacacacacacacacacacagaaacagatgTGGAAATATCCTGAAGCACACGTAAATAAATGAATCCAACATTgtttataaaaatgcaaagatAAATATGGATTAAACATTAACAATATggattaaataatataatgatatgcacaaatcagtgatgtttttattacattacataataaataaaaagaaaacatggaatagaataaaaatagagcaagctagtgatAAGAGGCCTTTTTGTGCTTTctgttaattatataataaatgaaacaaaaagattaaagaggttttttaaagataaaaagaaGTTAGTAAATTAATAGAGAGCAAGTCTAAAAGAGGCAAGATTTATTAAAAAGaatcaaattaaaatagaaatctagCTTTAGATATTTTTGTGCATATGGACACTTTACTGTCGCACATCTTTATAAACGAGTCCTCTGATCTCTCTCTAGCATTAATGCTCGACTGTGGCAGTCAGATCTAATGATTGCTGGTTTCTGAGTGTGATCTCGTGTGTATGTGTTGATATCCTCAGGAAGTCTCCAGACGCTGAGGAAGGAGGGCAGTCTGTATGGCACAGAGAAGGAGAACAGCACCTTTACGTGGTatgatcctgatcctgatcctgatcctggTCTGTTCAGGTTTCTCTGCATCTCTTCTGTGTTTCAGTCTGTTCTCTGCTCTTAGGGAAGGACAGGTCATGACCCATAAAGAAAGCCCTCCCACCAAGAACGCCTTCCTACAGGAGCTGGACAGTCTGGATGTGAGTGTGACTGTGATGATGAGGATCTGAGAGAGAGATGCACGCGTCTGaacactgtctgtctgtgtctgtgtttgtgtgtctagaCGGGAGGTTTACTAGCAGAGCCGGACATCATCTGTTCTTCCTCTGCTGTGGCTCACTGCTCCGGTACGACTGACAGACCTTATATTACCCTGATTAACATCTCTATTCATGGAGATCATTCACATTTATAAGTGTTTAGCAGATGCATTTTTCTCAAAtgacttgtgttgtgttatcAGTTCAtgcgttccctgggaatcgatCCGTTGATCTTGATGTGGGGTTATTATTTACAGCTAAAACTATAATGAAAATATGGTTACGTCAAACAAATTGaacaataattgaaataaaatatatgcaaatttaatattttatttcaggtagttaCGAAAACAgcatttccgattttttttttttttttttttactaaaataacaaaaaaaaaatgtatagacctgtaaaaaaagaaaaaattgatacaaatgagaaaaaaaaaaagacaaaattactaaaactttaacttcaATTGTAGTGAAACCAGAAAATCTCAAAATAAACTCTAATACAACTGaactaaatataatacatttttaatagaatTTACTAGAATTATTAGGTTATGTAATCAATTTGTCTATTaggttattagtattattaaatattagtatAGTATAggctactaaaataaaaatgtcaaatactatgcaaatattagaattatattaaaataacaaagaaatgAACAATTCATCaatgctctttattttttttaaataaaagcacagTCTATTgtcttaattaaattaattaaatgaaatattataaagtGATATAATAAAGTTTCATTAATAACTTGCTCCATCTCTGAAACCACATTCTATTCTTCTGACATCGatctcaattttatttttaaccatctAACCCCAAAATTATCTTTCATCTTGCGTTTAATTTTCTCCGTTACTATCCCGCCTGACTcagaaatgttaactttttttaaataatgaaaatgtaattcaaaCCTTTGCATGTGTTTCACGACTATTCTGTATTATATTGATTCTGTATTATGTTTATTCTTCATTACCCTAAGTGTAGCTATTATTCTTTGAGTAGACGCAGTAAATCAAGCGTGAAATATTGTGTGTAACTCTTAAAGTGAGCAGCGCGGGAGCGGGAGTTGCCATGGAGACGGTGAACAGCAGACTGGAGCGGATGCAGAGATCCTATTGGCTGGAGGGGAGTGTGAGGGTGTGGTCAGACTTCCTGAGGATCCACCTTCATCCGCGCACCGTGTCCATCATCAACCAGTACAACCACGACGGGTGAGTCTCACAGTCCAGTACTCGCAGTGTTCTGGATATATGATGATGAGTCTGTGATGAACcgctgtgttgtgtgtgtgcagcgAGTCGGAGCGTCTGGAGGCGTTCGGGCAGGGCGAGGCGCTCTTACGGGGATCAGTGCTGGAGGATCTGGAGGACCGGCTGCATTTCTTCGTGGAGGAGTGCGACTATCTGCAGGTAAACCACGGATCACAAACACAGCGGCAGAATCTCGGGAAACCTCAGGGGTGTGTCCCGGTCCTGTGGGTGTTTAAGCCTGTTTAGTCGCATTTGGGACAAACATTCTCTTTTGAAATGGAGAAAACGAATGAGATGGAAAGGAAAACTGTTATTTCAGTGCTTTGCGTCAGTTTTCTGAATGTTTGTGTTGATGGAGGAAGCAACACTTTTCAAGTGAACACAGAGTGTTTTTGTGAGCGAATGCATTGATTCTCAGAGGAATGCAAAGGTTTTCTAGCAAACAAAGTTTCTCGGGGAACGCCAAAGatttccaaataatttttttcttaggGGAAGACTAATGTAAATATCTGTTAAAATTTTGATGTCATATTtcgactttttatttaatttgagtgTGTCATAATTTAGAgatttgtcataattttgactttttatataatttcaatcTGACTTtcataaatgtgactttttatgtCAGTTGCAACTTGATTTCAACATTTCATTTAAtgatttcaatattttatgtcaTGATTTTTACTTGCTTTatcaaaatctcaaaaaaaatttatatcaattttaatttggtttgtcataattttgactttctgtgtcataattgcaactttttatattaaaatgtttactttttatatcttaatgttgatgttttttcataatttcaactttttgtgtcaattttgactttttatattatagatttgatgttttatttaataatttcaacttGGCATGTCATAATATTGACTTAGTATATTATGATTTTGACTACCATGCCATACTTTATGCCATAATTTTGATTTGTGTCAGTATCAAGAATTTGTATTTAATGATATCAGCATTAAAGTCACAATTTCAACATTtcttctcataattctgacttgagaaagtttgcttatttttatatatcagaAGTAAACTTCCATAGTCTTCCttagtttttaaataatgtatggTATGTATTATAGTCTATTATGTATAATAATCTTTTATGTGAGCATACATTCAAATGTAAAGCGTGCCTCTGTTCTCTCCCGCTCAGGGTTTTCAGGTGTTGTGTGATCTGGCTGATGGTTTCTCAGGcttggggtcaaaggtcacagagATGTTGCAGGACTCTTACGGGGGGCGTGGCCTCCTCACCTGGGGCGTGGCACCTGTCAATCACCCAGAAACGGTGAGATCATTCAAGCGTTCCTGCTTTCGTTCACTATCACTTCATCTGTGGCTAAATCAGTGTTGTCTTCTGATGGCAGAGCTCTATAAAGGACTTGTACCACATGATGAACTGTGCGCTAGGAACACTCCAGATGGCCAATCACAGCTCGTTCTTCTGCCCTTTGACCCTGAGAGGCGGGTTAATGAGACGGCCGCCTCCACCCACAGCCTTCCCGCTGCTCAACTGTGACGTAAATACTCTGATGATTCAGTCTTTAGTTTATATAGTTCTTGATTTAGTTCATGCTCCTTCCTGTCTTTCCTAGCCGATACCGATAATATTCTGGCATTTTCTGTCCAAATCCGATATTGTGTTTATACTATTGTGTTTATCGTTGCATCCCTTCTCTCCACTGATGCTCTGTGTATTTGAGCATGTTTTCAGTGGCTGTTTCGTGATGTGTTTGTCCGTCTCTCTCAGCCGATGCTGTGGTATCACTCCAGCTCGGTCCTGGCTCTGGCGCTGGACTGTATGACGTCCTCGTACAGACTGAGACAGAACAGCGCACCCATGTGGCAGCTTTCAGACGCTCTGGCCGTCTCGGGAAGGAAGGTCAGTATAACCGCCGCACTGTTAAAATGACTGTGAATTTaacggtaaaagactgtaaaattgctacagtaaaaaccttttaaattgttaacagtaagttcccctaCTATATACAGTGTAAAACTGAATTGGACATTACATGTAATTTCACAGCAGTATACTGTTTTTATAAGTtgggaaaaagaaaacaaaaaaattactttgaatttaacggtaaaagactgtaaaattgCTATggtaaaaaaacttttaaatggtaaacAGTAAATTCCCCTACTATATACGGTGGAAAAACTGTATTGGACATTACATGTTATTTTATGGTAATAtactgttttttaatttttttatctgaaaacCTAAACAGTAAAAAATTACCTTGAATTTaacggtaaaagactgtaaaaattctacagtaaaaataatttaaatggttaattcccctactatatacagtgaaaaactgtattttttgaagtggaaaaaaagtgtaaaaagtgGCTGCGAATTTaacggtaaaagactgtaaaaatgctacagtaaaaacctgtttaaTGGTAAGTTCCCATACTATATGCGGTGAAAAACTGTATTGGTCTTCACATATCATTTTACGGTAATataccaatttttttatttatttttttggaagagAAAAAGAATGTATTATTTACAGTGAATAACCGTAAATTGacaaatttgatttttattttttaaataagttactcCTTATTTTTTCTCATCTTTTGTTTTCATTAAGGTTGTGTGTTAcatttaatgttgttaaattaatgtaaattgcATTATGATTAGATAaatgtgtgttaccatgatggtgtttgtgttaatcatttaatttagtaatttattaaatattttacaatatatagcctataacgtctgattttattttatcacaactatagttataattaatataatctttaataataataattaatatataataatataataattaataataattaatataatcttataatatttaaactgaacttttattttggtagGCTTTAGCAAAGATTGCTTGATTTTCTGTGAGTTTCTCAtgatagtttaattttttttgcacatcATGGAAATCATGGGGTCTTGTTTTGCAGGTTGTTTCAGCGTACAGCTCTGTCCCATTTCCCATGATGCACGGGGGCTGTCTTCCGGACGCTCTGGATGCATTAGGTGATGTTTTGCCCTGGAGATCCATATCAGCGTGTCCCGAGCTCGGAGACGGGCGCTGTTTCGGCCAGTCAGTGACTCTCAGAGGTTTAGACGGACAGAGTTTAGTCAGGTCAGACCAACTGCTCATTTACAGCTGCAGTTTGACTGATTCTCCTTGTTGAAGAGCATCGTTTTCAAAGCAGtgtgtttattattgtttaagaagtaccaataaataaactaaaaataaatgtaaaaataatcctGAAATCACACTGTGAATATTGTCTGATATTAGTATTATTCGTTGCAGTCCGTTGCTCCCCGGCACAGAGCCGCCCAGCTCCCTGCACTACGAGCGCTCCGGAGAGGATGTTCTGACCGCATACATCAGATCACATTACCCATCAACACCactgtgagtcacacacacacacacacacacacacacacacacacacactctctctctcactgttaCAGCACTGCACTGATCTTCAGCTCTGAGACGTCATGCCatattctctctctgtgtgtgtgtgtgtgtgtgtgtgtgtgtttgtgcagggcGGTTCAGCTGCTGTCCAGCGCCAGTAAAGTGACCCCTCCGTTCCCCCAGATCTTCAGTCCGGCTCTGACTCCGCAGGGTTTCCTCCAGAACCAGAGCGCTGCTGATTACAGTGAGTGTCGCTCTATAACCATCAGCTCCTGAGCACAGTATTCCTCTGCAAGCCACACCCACATGTTGAGAGCGacgcccacatctcaacatccaatcagCAAGCCACAAGTCCTGCCCTATATTAGCTTTCCTTCTTCAGTAATCCATTTCACTCAGATGtacatcacaatacagaagaaataATCAGTTTCTACTGCCATTTCATCACaacttttattatttactattagtttactaataatactttttttataaagatttgaAAACTAAGTTTAGGATTCTTAGGTACCTTATGGCTtgcttatattatattaatttattaggcATTAATTAACATGTTATGCTTTTGAAACggtattattgaaattattattattgtttgtattattGTTTATCCTTGTAAATACTGCAGTTCAATCACATCGAGATGAAACCAAATAACTGATTTCTGCAGTTTACGCAACTTGTGGCTTTTTTTGTTTgtcgcgtaaaaaaaaaaaaatcacagtgcaTGGGAGGAAAggaaatcaattatttattaatttaatgaataatgcattattaaaaataatttgttaaatatttttaataatgcattcattaaattaataaataattgatcaGTAATTGTCAAGTAATACTAATAGTAGATACATGTGTTTCGGGTTTATttggtcatttagcagatgcttttctcCAAAGTGACTTTAACTTGTTTTTGCTCTTGAATCTTCCGAGTGGTTTCTGTTTGCTATGTTACAGGCGGCTGATTTACTGATAATCAATGTTATAACAGTATTGTGTTTGTCTCGTGAGTGTTGGCGGAGCGGTTTTCTTCATGTGTTGGTCGTGTCTCTCAGCTTCCTGTCAGCCGGTGGCTGGTCTTCCTGTGCTGACGTGTCTTCAGTCCAGTCCTGCTGTGGGTCTCCAGCTGTCTGAGCTCCAGAAAGCCTGTTCTGCGTTGGATCTGCGTCGAGTGACCGCCAGCTTCCTGACACACGGCCCCGAGCCGGCAGAGATCTCCGAGTCCATGGAGCAGCTCCGCAGCCTCGCTCAATGCTACCGCCTCGACCTCTGCCGCTCTTCATCTGACGAGGACGATGATGAGGATGACTAGGAGACTCCAGTGGACTCTTCCTCACGCTGCCGACGCGGCTCAGAGCATGCTGCCTCCGGGAATGATGGGATAGCAGCTCACTGAACACACCCTTCAGAAACAGCTGGAGTATAATGAAGAGAGATGAAGAAGAGCAGACTGTGAGCAGGAGACGTGGTGGCTTTCTCACATTTGTTCATGTCTGTGTTTATGTAAACCTCATTGAACCTGCTTCCCAATTAAAGatcaatataaatgtgtgtgtgtgtatatatgaagagttcagatgcaaaagcctctaagtgccatttaAAATTGTCGTCTAAAATTCGTTATATAAGGTTTTACCAGGCACTTTAATGGcaatttaacatttattgcatgataaaaatgctaattttagaatAAATTTTTAAATGACACTTAAAGGCTATTGTATCTgcactcaatatatatatatatatacagtagtcaGCATGTGAAGTGGATCAAATAAAGTTGAAGTTGTCCTTAAGAACGCTTTTAGGTTAACTTTGATGAAGGGTTTTGATTCACTTAAAGTGTTGACTAGTGTATATACacatcatacatacatatacatatatgaaatTGGGTTATTGAATTGTTAGTGAAGTGTAGGTCTGCTATACCCTTCAAGAAAGTTAACggttattatttaaaatggacATTGACCTTCATCAGCTACTGAATACATGTTTCATGAaatcattttattgtttgtttgttttgttctttgcTTTAATCTGAAGGAAATATAAACCTTTAAAATTAAGTGGGactagtttgttttttcatcgCACAATTCAAAATCAAATGAGTTCACAAACTTTATGGATATTTACCGATCTCTATCATCTCTTGGAgtctcatttctttttttttcatagatggCGCTCTTCAGAAATAGGCTTTCTTATGACGTCTTACTAAggaacttaaaggaatagttcattcgAAAATGGAAATTGTTAATTCTGGCATTTACTTATGCTTCATGTTAGTATGGACTGGGGAAAAAACAATGGATGTCAATGGCAATGAcaacaaacattcttcaaaacatctacTTCTAATATCAACGGCAGAAATAAAGTGATACAGTGCATgtttgggtttggaacaacttgtggAAATAAGTGATGactgaatttaaattttaatattggtcAAAATTAGATATTTGTGATCTAAGCGTTTTGTAACATTGAAGTTATATCAGGTTTGAAGATCAGATTtgtctcttttgtttgtttgtgcaagAATTATATTGGCCGAAATACTAGTGCTGTGAAATGAGTTGATGTGAATATGGTTCAGTGTAGGTTGCTCTTAATATGCAATTGCTATATGGAAGAGTGTGAAGTGTCCTACATGCCAAGTTCAAAtaccaattaaaaataaagaaaattggaAAGTACTAAATATTTCGAATACTAATTAATGTATGTTAAGTATTTTACTCTGTTAAAGAGTTAGTTGTgtatgctaaacatggccaatgTGGAAGGCCAAAAGGGTCAAAAACACGTGAATTTTTACGCAACAtgttaaaaatcagtttcaacgggtcaatgtcattggctgctcaggacttgggtcaaaccacttctgtgagtttaggggggtgtaccattcatagtcTAGgaaaccaccatttaacatgctacagatcagcttattcagactaattattttgtatttcttttctttttttttttgtatagcctataaaaataatatatttaaattgcagttttatgaaatgtatatttttaccaCTCATGCCTTGTTGTAAATAAACACATTAGCGGACATTCTAGCTTTAATAGTGAtcaaacttaaagggttagtaactaatctgttttatggatggtaactgtaaaattattactgaaattattattagttaCAGTACTAATTAC encodes the following:
- the msto1 gene encoding protein misato homolog 1 codes for the protein MSGTCREIITLQLGHYSNFIGTHWWNLQDAALVYDCDAPLGELQSDMLFREGLTLGGHVTYTPRLIAMDLKGSLQTLRKEGSLYGTEKENSTFTWEGQVMTHKESPPTKNAFLQELDSLDTGGLLAEPDIICSSSAVAHCSVSSAGAGVAMETVNSRLERMQRSYWLEGSVRVWSDFLRIHLHPRTVSIINQYNHDGESERLEAFGQGEALLRGSVLEDLEDRLHFFVEECDYLQGFQVLCDLADGFSGLGSKVTEMLQDSYGGRGLLTWGVAPVNHPETSSIKDLYHMMNCALGTLQMANHSSFFCPLTLRGGLMRRPPPPTAFPLLNCDPMLWYHSSSVLALALDCMTSSYRLRQNSAPMWQLSDALAVSGRKVVSAYSSVPFPMMHGGCLPDALDALGDVLPWRSISACPELGDGRCFGQSVTLRGLDGQSLVSPLLPGTEPPSSLHYERSGEDVLTAYIRSHYPSTPLAVQLLSSASKVTPPFPQIFSPALTPQGFLQNQSAADYTSCQPVAGLPVLTCLQSSPAVGLQLSELQKACSALDLRRVTASFLTHGPEPAEISESMEQLRSLAQCYRLDLCRSSSDEDDDEDD